Proteins encoded in a region of the Raphanus sativus cultivar WK10039 chromosome 8, ASM80110v3, whole genome shotgun sequence genome:
- the LOC108822362 gene encoding protein translation factor SUI1 homolog 1-like has product MSELDSQVPTAFDPFADVDAEDSGAGTKEYVHIRVQQRNGRKSLTTVQGLKKEYSYTKILKDLKKEFCCNGTVVQDSELGQVIQLQGDQRKNVSTFLVQAGLVKKDNIKIHGF; this is encoded by the exons ATGTCTGAACTTGATTCCCAGGTCCCAACTGCCTTCG ACCCGTTTGCTGATGTGGATGCTGAGGACTCAGGTGCGGGAACAAAGGAGTACGTCCACATTCGTGTGCAGCAGCGTAATGGTAGGAAAAGCTTGACAACCGTCCAGGGGCTGAAGAAAGAGTACAGCTACACCAAGATTCTTAAGGATCTCAAGAAAGAGTTCTGTTGCAACGGAACTGTCGTTCAAGACTCCGAACTGGGTCAG GTTATTCAGCTTCAAGGAGACCAGAGGAAGAACGTCTCCACGTTCCTAGTCCAG GCTGGGCTTGTGAAGAAGGACAACATCAAGATCCATGGTTTCTGA